Proteins encoded in a region of the Sporocytophaga myxococcoides DSM 11118 genome:
- a CDS encoding SIMPL domain-containing protein: MKKFLTLFFLLTTLTVSGQILGQQPEKPTLNVTGSARVIVKPDLGVLNISVSEIKLKMSDAIKALGEKSYHYNDLLKKLGFNEKEIKTTSFSVSQNRVYRNNEYIDSGYVAFQNIRIEFTYSQQILQKIVGEFSKSEKPINFNFDFELSETLKQKVQTQIIDYAIKDGSEKAATMAKASKVKLVSISHISYGSWSSDEGMQLVERRHEYSASMAPEGVGESFNFTPDDLTFRDSVTITWNIE; this comes from the coding sequence ATGAAAAAATTCTTAACATTATTTTTTCTGCTAACAACCCTTACAGTATCTGGACAAATATTAGGGCAGCAACCAGAAAAACCCACACTCAATGTAACAGGTTCTGCAAGAGTGATTGTCAAACCTGACCTTGGAGTTTTAAATATTTCTGTTTCCGAGATAAAGCTTAAAATGAGTGATGCAATTAAAGCTCTTGGAGAAAAATCTTATCACTACAATGACCTTTTGAAAAAACTTGGCTTTAATGAAAAGGAAATAAAAACTACAAGCTTTTCTGTTTCTCAGAACAGAGTTTACCGAAATAACGAATATATAGATAGCGGATATGTGGCTTTTCAAAACATCAGAATTGAGTTTACTTATAGTCAACAAATACTTCAGAAAATTGTGGGAGAGTTTTCTAAAAGTGAAAAACCAATAAACTTCAATTTTGACTTCGAATTATCGGAAACGCTAAAGCAGAAAGTTCAGACTCAAATTATAGATTATGCTATTAAAGACGGGAGTGAAAAAGCGGCGACAATGGCCAAAGCCTCCAAAGTTAAATTAGTAAGTATTAGCCATATCTCTTACGGCTCATGGAGCAGTGATGAAGGAATGCAGTTAGTAGAAAGAAGACATGAATATAGCGCTTCTATGGCTCCAGAAGGTGTAGGAGAATCTTTCAACTTTACTCCTGACGATCTAACTTTTCGTGATTCGGTAACAATTACCTGGAACATCGAATAG
- a CDS encoding DUF1304 domain-containing protein, whose protein sequence is MNMILNILIVVIALEHLYFMYFEMFAWETIGKKTFKSLPEHLFKPTKGLAANQGLYNGFLAAGLIWSLFITDSDWSANIATFFLSCVIIAGVYGAISASRKIFFVQAMPAIVALSILIIQKYL, encoded by the coding sequence ATGAACATGATATTAAATATATTAATCGTAGTAATAGCTCTTGAGCATTTGTATTTTATGTACTTTGAAATGTTTGCATGGGAAACTATAGGAAAAAAAACTTTTAAATCCTTACCCGAACATTTATTTAAACCGACCAAAGGGCTTGCCGCTAACCAAGGACTGTATAATGGGTTTCTTGCTGCTGGCTTGATCTGGTCTCTTTTCATTACTGATAGTGATTGGTCTGCAAATATTGCCACATTCTTTCTTAGTTGTGTAATCATCGCCGGAGTCTATGGAGCAATTTCTGCAAGCAGAAAAATATTTTTTGTTCAGGCGATGCCTGCCATTGTGGCGCTCTCAATTCTTATCATTCAAAAGTATTTATAA
- a CDS encoding MBL fold metallo-hydrolase, which yields MKLFVTSLNSGSNGNCYYIGNEKEAILVDAGISCREIEQRMKRLELSMKKVKALFISHEHTDHIKGLRVLSKKHQIPVYFTSGTLSNANLDDSNPHYVLLTPEKPVIVGQLEITAFPKFHDARDPQSFVIRYKDLCVGVFTDIGMVCENVIRYFKCCNAVFLEANYDEKMLIDGNYPYFLKKRISSNVGHLSNTQAMELFQAHRSENMSHLFLSHLSKENNSPELVKELFEKHAEGVEIVIASRTQEIPVYEIGKTNSARRENYQQQALEF from the coding sequence ATGAAGTTATTTGTCACCTCCCTCAATTCGGGCAGCAATGGAAATTGTTACTATATTGGAAATGAAAAAGAAGCAATACTGGTAGATGCTGGTATCAGTTGCAGAGAAATAGAACAGCGGATGAAAAGACTAGAGCTTTCAATGAAAAAAGTCAAAGCTTTGTTTATCTCGCATGAGCATACCGATCATATAAAAGGACTTAGGGTCCTTTCAAAAAAGCACCAGATTCCTGTTTATTTTACCAGCGGTACGCTTTCAAATGCAAACCTTGACGATTCCAATCCACATTATGTGCTATTGACACCGGAAAAACCGGTTATAGTCGGCCAGCTTGAAATTACAGCCTTTCCAAAATTTCATGATGCCAGAGATCCTCAGAGTTTTGTAATCCGATATAAAGATTTATGTGTGGGAGTATTTACAGATATTGGTATGGTCTGCGAAAATGTGATCAGATATTTCAAATGCTGCAATGCCGTATTCCTGGAAGCCAATTATGATGAAAAAATGCTTATAGATGGCAATTACCCCTACTTTCTGAAAAAGCGAATATCCAGTAATGTTGGACACTTATCCAACACACAAGCTATGGAGCTCTTTCAGGCACACAGATCTGAAAATATGAGTCACTTATTCCTTTCCCATTTATCTAAAGAAAATAACTCTCCCGAACTGGTAAAAGAGTTGTTTGAGAAGCATGCAGAGGGAGTAGAGATTGTGATAGCTTCTCGTACTCAAGAAATTCCAGTATATGAAATCGGAAAAACCAATTCAGCGCGAAGAGAAAACTATCAGCAACAGGCTCTGGAATTTTAA